AAGACCACACGCGCGCCAAGCTGGACGTGGTTGAGAAACTCGCCTCGCGTGGATTCTTCATTCACCTCGCCGTCATGGTTCAGCAGGGCGTCAACGAAACCGAAGCGGCGGATATCCTGCGTTACGCGCTGGAGCGGCCCAACGTGCGGCGGGTCTCGTTTTATCCGCGAAGCCGAATCGGCCGTTTCGCCGCGCCCGACGGGGGATTCACCGACGTCGGCGATCTCGTCCGCGAACTCGACCGGGGAACGAGCGGAGAACTAACGACCGAGGACCTGCTGGACGCCAAGCGGATCGGGCACTGGATGTACCGTCTGACCCGGCACCCCATGTTCTTCCAGCGGGCGTGCATTTACCCGTTCCTTCTGTTGGGACATCGCGGGCGCATGATTCCCGTTTCGCGGCTGTTTCGTCCGGCGTGGGCGCTGCGTCACCCGGGCGCTCTATGGACGATGATCAAGGCTCTACCCGCGCTGTTCCGGCCCGATCACGGCCGCTATCCGGCGAATCTGCTCTACGTGAACATCGAGAAGTTCTACGACCGCGACGCATTCGATTTCGAGCAGTCTCGAAACTGCCATCACGTCTATCTCACCGACAAGGGCGCGTTTCCCTTCTGCGTGTACAATCAATTCCATCGCGACAACGCGCCGGTTCCGGTCGATTATCTGGGCGTTCGGGAAGAGGGCCCCGAGTATTCCGCGAAATCCGCCTGACCGACCGATTCCTTCATCTTTCCGGCGACCCCTTCCCGCGCGCTCATCGCACTGATATGTCCTGCGTGATGCTTCCGCGATCTCGCCATGATCTGTTCGGTCCACCACCTCGTGACGGTGACATCACGCAGCGCGGCGACTCATGAAATCGACGACCCAACACCGACTCTCTCGGATCCTCGCCATCTGCGAGATCTCGCTGCTTCTCGGGTACGTCGCGATCATCTGGATTTGGAGGTGGCAGCAAATCGGGATCGCACCGGTCGATCCCGACGAGGTGTTCTTTATTGGCGGCGTCGATCGCATGGCACGCGGGCTGCTCCCCTACATCGATCACGCCGAAGCCCACATGCCGCTCGTTTCGCACCTCCTGGTCCCGCTCTGGAAAGTCGTGCGTGAACAACCCGACTTTCTCGTCCCCTTTCGGATCCTCGAGTGGTGCGTCGTCGGCTTGGCACAATTCGCGCTGGGAGCCGTCGCGTGGCGATTCGGACGCGTGCGCGCGGGCGCTTGGACGCTCGGATTGTTGAATGCGTTCGGCTTCGCCCTCGAGCGATCCGTGCAAATCCGTTTCGAACCCTTCGCGACAATTCTCGTGCTCGCGGCGTTCGGTGTCTTCGCGACGCGCCGGAAACCGGGATTCGGTATCCGCGAAGGCGTTGCCGCTGTTCTCATGGGACTGGCGACGGCGAGCCATGTGAGCGGACCATTCCTCGTCGCCGCATTTGCCCTGACCCTGCTCGCGCTCGATGGCGGATCGGCGGGGGTCCGAGCGGCGCGATCCTCGATCGCATTTGGGGTCGTCGCCGTCGGGACATGGCTTGGGGTGTTCGCAATCGTGCTCGGAGGAAGACTCTGGACCGGTCTCGCGGCACTTCGTGACGGCTTCGACTTCGATGCGGTTTATCAAGCAGCGTTGAAAAGCGATCTGACGTTTTTTCTGCCCGGAATTCTCCGAGAAAGCCCCGTGACGGCGGCGTTATGCAT
The DNA window shown above is from Deltaproteobacteria bacterium and carries:
- a CDS encoding radical SAM protein codes for the protein MRSDCPTCGAVVDAHLEYEPDGAFLVKRCDAHGESRTLFTKNAEFHRRARALNNDGLWPEGALDVFGAAATQMLTTFAIDVTTRCNMTCPTCVSNADTAKGSVDRPLDEILSWVPDFSRDRRRFRPNISLVGGESTLREDLPDIIRGVIAKGLLPRLNSNGLTLRNPELLDRLWDAGLRWVILQFDGFTGVGSQEFRGKDHTRAKLDVVEKLASRGFFIHLAVMVQQGVNETEAADILRYALERPNVRRVSFYPRSRIGRFAAPDGGFTDVGDLVRELDRGTSGELTTEDLLDAKRIGHWMYRLTRHPMFFQRACIYPFLLLGHRGRMIPVSRLFRPAWALRHPGALWTMIKALPALFRPDHGRYPANLLYVNIEKFYDRDAFDFEQSRNCHHVYLTDKGAFPFCVYNQFHRDNAPVPVDYLGVREEGPEYSAKSA